Below is a window of Sporosarcina ureae DNA.
GTTTCTGAGATGAATGATGAATCAATGAAAAACCGGTGTACCAGATGCATAAGGTACGCCGGTTGTCATAGTTGCACATGAATTACAGGTCCGATGAAGCGACCACTTCTCCCGTTGCATGATCAGTAAAAATGATTTCCATATCTACATCTCTGTTCGGTTGAGTTTTCATTATGCATCAAAACTATTGAGAGCGTTTACACTATGCGCAAGCGCTGATCCTGCTTTTAGTGCCGTCGCAACAAAGATAGCCTCTGCCACTTCTTCTTTCGAGATATCCATCTTTTTAGCGTTGGCAATGTGAATTTCGATACAATATGGACAACCCGTCACGTGGGCAATAGCGATGGCCATAAGTTCTTTATCTTTTCTATCGATCAATCCGGGTTTCATAGCTGCTTGATCGAACTGATTAAATGCACGGAATGCTTCTGGACTTAGGTCTTTGAATTCCATGAACCTTCCTAGATTAGACTTTTTATAAAGATCTTCATTATCTGCACCATCATAGGATTGGAGGGCATTCAAACCATGGGCCATAGCAGAACCTGCCTTTAGAGACGTAGCAACGAGTACCGCTTCCGCTAGTTCTTCTTTCGTGACATCCAGCTTCTTTGCTGAAGTTACGTGTGTATCGATACAGTAAGGACAACCTGTTACATGTGCAATGGCGATTGCCATCAATTCTTTTGTCTTCTTTGGGATCAATCCATCCGCCATCGCCAACTGATCAAATGCAACAAATGCCTTAAAGGTATCGGGTACCAGCTTGGCCATTTCTGGCAGTCGTTTCATATTGGATTTTTGATACAAAGTGTCTTGGTTCATAGTTTCTCCTCCCTAGATGTGGTGATACATTCGATAGATGAGTAGATTTATCCAGTTACTGTTTGTAGTTGAGTAACAGATAGATAACAGACAAAAACTAAATGTTGTCAGTGTCTTTGTACTAATCAAAATACTCTACTCATTTATAAGTTTAGCACCTTAACTGTATGGGGGCAACTGTTATTTACCCTCACAAAGAGGTTTTCATACAGATTATGCTAGAATATAGATACTGCTATTTTTACTAAATAAAGCAAGTCGTGGGGTGATATTTTGGAAAGGGAAAAGTTGTTTAATGAACTGATGGATACTTTATATGAAACGTCACGGATGATCAGTTCTTACGAAAGTGTTCCGAGAACTTATGGAACGGATGATGAACTGTATATGGTAGAAGTTCATACACTCAGTTTAATTGGAGATCATAAAAAAATCACCACAACTGAAATTGCTGAGATTACCAATCGTACTAAAAGTGCGGTATCGCAAATGGTAGAAAAAATTATAAAAAAAGGATTGGCTGTTAAATACCGCAATCCGAATAATTACCGGGAATTGATTATTGAGCTTACTGATCAAGGTAGAATCGTGCATGAATACCACAGGAAGCTAGACGAAGCAGAATACGGAAAGCATTTAATGAACCTTAACGACTATGCAACAGAAGACTTTCAATCGTTCATCGACATTGCTAAAGTATTTAATCGTGGAATGGAGCGAGCAATGAATGGTCAGGACATAATCGAGGAGTAGAAAAAGCGTCTTTTCGGAAGCGCAAATACACGATTCTACTACAGAAAAAGAGTTATCCTTTAGATCGCAAGTGCGATGTTCAGGATAACTCTTTTTTTATAGCTTTACGATGCATCGGCAT
It encodes the following:
- a CDS encoding MarR family transcriptional regulator, with the protein product MFNELMDTLYETSRMISSYESVPRTYGTDDELYMVEVHTLSLIGDHKKITTTEIAEITNRTKSAVSQMVEKIIKKGLAVKYRNPNNYRELIIELTDQGRIVHEYHRKLDEAEYGKHLMNLNDYATEDFQSFIDIAKVFNRGMERAMNGQDIIEE
- a CDS encoding carboxymuconolactone decarboxylase family protein; the protein is MNQDTLYQKSNMKRLPEMAKLVPDTFKAFVAFDQLAMADGLIPKKTKELMAIAIAHVTGCPYCIDTHVTSAKKLDVTKEELAEAVLVATSLKAGSAMAHGLNALQSYDGADNEDLYKKSNLGRFMEFKDLSPEAFRAFNQFDQAAMKPGLIDRKDKELMAIAIAHVTGCPYCIEIHIANAKKMDISKEEVAEAIFVATALKAGSALAHSVNALNSFDA